In Juglans regia cultivar Chandler chromosome 13, Walnut 2.0, whole genome shotgun sequence, the DNA window TAATTCAAGCAAAGAGATCATGCTTGAATTCGAGCATAGAGATGTActcataaaaacaaaacatagaGATGCCGTTACTTTTgtgaacttttcatttttttttattaatgccGTTGTTTTCATGGAAGAAGTGTGCTTGTTCATAGGAAGTTTGAAGCAATACATTCTGAGAAAGAGGAGAAATCTTCAAGCAGATTATGTTCCATTTGTCTCCAGACAAACATGGCCAGCAAGTAGAACAAGAAGCAAGCAACAAGGCGGCCAGCTTCCCATGCTTCATGAGACGTGAACATGACCACCTTCGGACAATGGCGAGAGGCTCCATGTCGTGGGCGAGCTCTCTAttggaagaataaaattaaataaaatctaacaGGACCACTCTTATGTCGTCAGCACATAAAATCACTTTGGTTCTCTTGTCATTGCATAGATTTAgaacatatataatacaaaagtgtacgaataagatatccagtagcataaaaatgaaaaaaagattgAATAGAGGAGCTCCCGAACATATAATGCCTATAGAAACATAATCGTTTTATCTCGAAATAGATAAGACTGTctaagaaggaaaatgatttatacaatgtTAGGATGTATAAGTTTTGTGCGCatatttactttttcaaaaacttactttttaaaagtgggttttattatttttcaaaataaatatgcaaAGCTTGTATGttctaaaactgtatctaatattatttagctataaattttttttttttccgatttcttcttttaaattttcagaaattGTATTAATCCAAAAAAAGACGAAAACGAACAACCAAGCATTCCATtgtgaaaattggatagattttCAAGAGGAGGGTCATGAATCTAAAGAAATTTGTGTTAACTAAAGGTGTATAGAAGGTAAATCACGTCTTAACAAAGGTTCGCCATAATAGAGCTCTTTTACAACAAGTTTTTCTTTGTCGTTTAATTAGGGATGACACTAACTAATTAAGACGAACTTCAATGGCCTTAATAAATCTCAAACTTAAACCGCGATAATTTGTCTATAAATGGAACATTTTCAAATGTAATTCTTTAGTCACGAAATAATATAGGAGTTTATTCAGTTGGAGCAGGTGGTCTTGATTGATTCTCTTCCCATGCAATTCCTTCAATTTCTTGCATGAGAGAGAAGCAAGGTTGTGCAAGATACATACAAAGAATCGTTGTGAGAATTGGATTGCCCACTCCAAGGATACATGGCGTCTACAAGTTCACAAAAAGGTAAACCTGATCATATccataaattttgtcctaatACGGTATAGTACTAGGGTACCTTGTTATGCTACATTTTAGGAATGAATGTTGAAGAGGAACTTCTGTTTTTGGATTTATGTACGTACTTGCATGCTTTACCTTGGGAGATGGGGATGATCAAGGAATCCAAAGATGTAGGCCCCATCAGATTCTTGCTTTGGGAAATAGGTTGAAAGAAATGGCGCCAGACGCTTTCTTTTGGAAGTAAATCTTTTTCTTGCTTTGGGCAAGATCCCATGCAAGTGGAAGGAGAACCCAATCACCGAGTATTAGGCGAACTTTCCAATGAACTTTCTCTAGCTTCTTAACTTGAGAAAGATGCGTATGATAatctcattttttgtttgtttgtttgattaATCTTGTCATATCTGCCATactattttcttgttcttctttttgtAACCAAGAGGATGATGATATTCGAGGTAAATGAATTATCATGTAATATAACAATTCAGGACAGTTTGTAAAGACTACCTGCACGTCTAAAATCCTCAAAGGAATAATAATCTATTGCTACCCAGAAAACATAATACGCCTAGGAATTTCAGGTACTTTTGATTTGCTACATCAATCCTCGCCAATGTGCATACCCATTCCAAGGTCTAGGTAGGTAGTTTCCGCAGCATTAATGGACGGAGGGCTCAAAGACTAGTGTCAGAGGAATGTCTACGCATAGAAGTGCTAGGATTGGACTTTGTTATTTCCGTTGAATCCATCTTCTTTGGCATCCTGTGGGGCCAAGTTAGATCTATATATACGTTTATCTTCCCAATTATTTCTCCCCGAAACAAGTTTCCGTCAAGAAAATTATGCAAGAAATAAGAGgtgttgttttgtttgttaattgatCTTCATGGTCTGTGATATATGCTTCTCCATGAGCAAAAGAGTCGATCGTAGTCCTTTTTGCATTGTCCATCATGATTCTTTATGTGCATTTTAAATTCTTGTTAACTCGTATCATTTGCAGGTCTTGAGGAAACTTCAGTTGTGCAGCATAGCAACACGGAAATGGAATCAAATTCTGACAttcaaaatgaagaagatggcTTCATGGAGATTGATCCAGAAGCCCTATTTCAGATATTAGCAAGGGTTCCGCCAGAAAGCCTTGTCCATTGTAAGAGTGTCGGCAAATGTTGGCTAAGCACGATTCGTGATCCAAACTTCCTCAAGTTCCGTTGTGACATTCAGAAATCTAATCGGTTGTTCATCATTGAAAAGAATTCCTGGTTTGAATTCTATGCTTTTGCTTTTGGAGTTGAGAGTGGTATTTTCACGGGTAGAACATTACAGCACTCCTGCTGCCTAGTCATTCGCATTGAAGATACCTGCGACGGGCTGATACTTCACAAATCTATATTTGAAAGCGATTTACACATCTATAATTCCTGCACTGGAGCCACGAAAACTGTCACCAGCCATGAGCCACCAACGAGTTCAAAGAACTACTATTCATTGGCATATGATGCTTCCATCCAGAAGTATAAGTTGGTTTGGTTTTGTCTGAGTAAGAGCATTATTAAGTGCTATATATTTGTTCTGGGTCGTAATCATAACACTGACCGAAATGAGAATGCTGATTGGAGGGAATTGAGCTTTGCTTTCCCACAGATTGTTATTCCTAGACAACCCACCATATATTTTGACAGAGTTGTCTGTAATGGTGCTCTGAATTGGATAGCCGAAATTATTccagaagaaaatgaagaacagGGAGCAGCATTTGTAATATCAATTGACATAGCAAGTGAGGAGCTTAGGGACAGAATAGAGTTGCCAAGCAAACCCAACATATGCTTCACGGAAATGTTCAACTGCAAGTTATTAGTATCGAATGGATTCCTTTGTTATGCTAATCCAACTTCCAAAGAAGAATTTCATTTCTGGGTCTTAAGGGATGCTGCAAACCATTACTGGATGAAGCAGCTTACGCTACGTCTTTCATCGATGCTTTTCATACCAGATAGTTTGAGGACTTTCCTTTGTGATGATTTCCTACCTCTTGCAATAATAAACGAGAGTGAAAAGTCTTGTCCGATTTCAATCCTGATACTACATTGCCACAGGTTGTTTCTGTACAATGTGGAGAGCCAAGAGCTGAGGGTCAACGTGCTTGAAGAAGCGGTGTCAGAGGATGCATACTTTCTTCCCTTTTCCACCTTCACTTTTATTAACAGGCCTATTCGTTGGGACTAATTACCTTACCTAAATAGAATCATGGGCATGTTCTAATGGAACAAAAGACttggatgaaaataattgaAGGTAAGAATGGAgtgattttttagaaataatacttgcagttttaaagtgtgtaagtctcgtgattatttttaaaaaatgcaagtAAATATGATATTCACATTTTCTCGGACAACACATTATAAGTTTAAAGAGGACGAGAAGAAGTGTAATCTTTAATCATAACAGAAAAAGACAACATACAGGAAAAAGACAGATAGTATCCCATAAAGCTCAATTGGTAAGGTTGTGGATGACTACGTACCTCACCACTTGTATGCACTTCGTTAAGCAGATGAtgagttttttgaaaaataaaaagggaaaaaaagaaaaagttggggTCCATCGAATATCAGGCAGTCCAGGAAAATCCCCATCCGAGGACAAATGAATCAAACCCACGCACAACCAAATAGTCCCTCCCCCATAAAGGTCTAAAATTAAGTCCTTTTTGTCTTAACCCAAGAAAAGTATGTCTTtttgcactcttttgttcaTCATCTTTGGATGCTGATGCGTGTTCCTTTTGGGCATTTTAAGTTCTCTCAAAGCCGCTCTCTTTATTGCAGAATAGGCGAAGGATAAAACAGGTTCCACCAGGATTCTACAAACTCAGTCCATAAAGGCCAGATTCTCTCGCCGGGCATGCGTACACGAGTTCATTGTATTCGAGTTACCGTATAGTCATTGGGATAGGcttgtcttttctttcttttcttttttttcttttttacgaGTAGCTTGTctgtttttttccccctttttgcGAGGGGGTTTGGGATTTTGTAGGTCTACTCTTGTTTGCTGTATACTGCAGCAGGTTTTTACCTGCCCTTCTGACAATTATCCATTCCTTACGAGTGTGTAATCTGCAATTTCCTTGAGATGAATTGATCACATCCaatcatttgaaaaaacatGAAATCAAATCGTTTTTAGCACCCTTGGTATGAGCAACCTGTTGTGGTTGGATTTTGGGGGAGGGTGTGAGAGCTCTTTCCATGGCCTTCCCAAGCGGCTGGGTGAGAGGAAGATCGAAGACAGGTGCATCTTCTAGGTTGGCCGTTGTCAGCGTAAAAGGATGAGACACCTTGATGTCTGACAGTCAAAATTTGATGGTAATAATGATGCTTCAGGCACGGCCAATGTTTGTAAATACAACTttccatgttttatttaaaGCATTCTTTAACCACACCCTTTATAACACTT includes these proteins:
- the LOC108997323 gene encoding putative F-box protein At3g23260 — translated: MASTSSQKGLEETSVVQHSNTEMESNSDIQNEEDGFMEIDPEALFQILARVPPESLVHCKSVGKCWLSTIRDPNFLKFRCDIQKSNRLFIIEKNSWFEFYAFAFGVESGIFTGRTLQHSCCLVIRIEDTCDGLILHKSIFESDLHIYNSCTGATKTVTSHEPPTSSKNYYSLAYDASIQKYKLVWFCLSKSIIKCYIFVLGRNHNTDRNENADWRELSFAFPQIVIPRQPTIYFDRVVCNGALNWIAEIIPEENEEQGAAFVISIDIASEELRDRIELPSKPNICFTEMFNCKLLVSNGFLCYANPTSKEEFHFWVLRDAANHYWMKQLTLRLSSMLFIPDSLRTFLCDDFLPLAIINESEKSCPISILILHCHRLFLYNVESQELRVNVLEEAVSEDAYFLPFSTFTFINRPIRWD